From one Streptomyces sp. CA-210063 genomic stretch:
- a CDS encoding helix-turn-helix transcriptional regulator produces MNSANPLGEFLRARREMTSPDQAGLLWSGRRRTPGLRREEVAQLSGVSTDYYARLEQGREKHPSTQVVHALARALALSPEETAHLHQLAGTARGSVRLGGGAPVGPRLLRLMDGWHHTPALILDRRLDVLAGNRLGRALFARMLDHGETNLVRFTFLNPDARDFYPDWERVARSGLAALRAGSGDLMNDPRLTELVGELSLKSPEFRNLWARHDVRGKAHEAKSFNHHQVGELTLTYDSFTVDSATDQQLIVYQAEPGSASQQALALLGTVAADLPALPTVSLSDHIQEG; encoded by the coding sequence ATGAACAGTGCCAACCCACTGGGCGAGTTCCTCCGCGCCAGGCGAGAGATGACCAGCCCGGACCAGGCCGGGCTGCTCTGGTCGGGCCGACGCAGGACGCCGGGCCTGCGCCGGGAGGAGGTCGCCCAGTTGTCCGGGGTCAGCACCGACTACTACGCCCGGCTGGAACAGGGACGGGAAAAGCACCCTTCCACACAGGTGGTGCATGCCTTGGCCCGCGCCCTCGCACTGAGCCCCGAGGAAACGGCGCACCTGCACCAGCTGGCCGGAACGGCTCGTGGTTCCGTCCGGCTAGGTGGCGGTGCGCCCGTCGGGCCGAGGCTGCTGCGCTTGATGGACGGCTGGCATCACACACCGGCGCTGATCCTCGACCGCCGACTGGATGTGCTGGCCGGCAACCGCCTCGGACGCGCTCTCTTCGCCAGGATGCTGGACCACGGCGAGACCAACCTGGTCCGGTTCACCTTCCTGAACCCGGACGCCCGGGACTTCTACCCCGACTGGGAGCGGGTCGCCAGGTCCGGGCTCGCGGCACTGCGCGCGGGCAGCGGCGACCTGATGAACGATCCCCGGCTCACCGAACTGGTCGGCGAACTGTCCCTGAAGAGCCCGGAGTTCCGCAATCTGTGGGCCCGCCACGATGTACGGGGCAAGGCTCATGAGGCCAAGTCCTTCAACCACCACCAGGTCGGCGAGCTGACCCTGACCTACGACTCGTTCACCGTCGACAGTGCGACGGACCAGCAGCTCATCGTGTACCAGGCCGAGCCCGGCAGCGCTTCCCAGCAGGCCCTCGCACTACTCGGCACGGTGGCCGCCGACCTGCCAGCTTTGCCGACCGTGTCACTTAGTGACCACATTCAGGAGGGTTGA
- a CDS encoding SDR family oxidoreductase → MKMTGNTILITGGTAGIGLGLALRLHEAGNKVIVAGRRKELLDEITTEHPGIAALVLDVADPASIAHAAERVAAAHPDLNVLVNNAGIMLRENLLDPASLPVAEDHVAINLLGTIRMTYAFLPLLAGKDDAVVMNVTSSMAFVPLAVTPTYGATKAALHSFSESLRVQLADSGVQVIEVVPPGVRTTLLGQQDDENAMPLEDYLTETLDLLRERPDAREIVVERARFFRDAAANGTYDEVLAMLSDYR, encoded by the coding sequence ATGAAGATGACCGGCAACACGATCCTGATCACCGGTGGTACCGCGGGCATCGGGCTCGGCCTGGCGCTGCGTCTGCACGAGGCCGGCAACAAGGTGATCGTCGCCGGCCGCCGCAAGGAACTCCTGGACGAGATCACGACCGAGCACCCCGGCATCGCGGCGCTCGTCCTCGATGTCGCCGACCCCGCGTCGATCGCCCACGCCGCCGAGAGGGTGGCGGCCGCTCATCCCGACCTGAACGTCCTGGTCAACAACGCCGGCATCATGCTGCGGGAGAACCTCCTCGACCCCGCCTCCCTCCCTGTCGCCGAGGACCACGTCGCGATCAATCTGCTCGGCACGATCCGGATGACGTACGCCTTCCTGCCCCTGCTCGCGGGCAAGGACGACGCGGTCGTCATGAACGTCACCTCGTCGATGGCCTTCGTGCCGCTGGCGGTCACCCCGACCTACGGCGCGACCAAGGCCGCGCTGCACTCCTTCTCCGAGAGCCTGCGCGTGCAGCTCGCCGACAGTGGCGTCCAGGTGATCGAGGTGGTCCCGCCGGGCGTGCGCACCACCCTCCTCGGCCAGCAGGACGACGAGAACGCCATGCCGCTGGAGGACTACCTCACCGAAACCTTGGACCTCCTGCGGGAAAGGCCGGACGCCAGGGAGATCGTCGTCGAGCGCGCCAGGTTCTTTCGCGACGCGGCGGCGAACGGTACCTACGACGAAGTCCTGGCCATGCTCAGCGATTACCGCTGA
- a CDS encoding HAD-IIA family hydrolase, producing the protein MPVDAPEPVVQGQDLGGQIGDDLRCHILAGQRGVLSLTALPGALELTAALTARGLPWLTFTNGTTRTPEAYAQPLRRIGFDLPDTAMLTPATSAVDHFLAMSHRKVLVLGGDGLKEPLRQAGIEIVAPKGKPDADAVLVGWYREFTMDDLEAACHAVLGGATLYSCSQSVFFASAEGRALGTSRAICAMISSVTGVAEQVLGKPSQIALRCAARRLGAASQELAVVGDDPELEMAMARRADALAIAVATGIHTVGHYTALPPEQSPHLTVDGLGKLLDLLPAA; encoded by the coding sequence TTGCCGGTCGACGCTCCTGAGCCGGTCGTCCAGGGCCAGGATCTGGGCGGCCAGATCGGCGACGATCTGCGCTGCCACATCCTCGCCGGGCAGCGAGGCGTACTGAGCCTCACCGCCCTCCCGGGAGCCCTGGAACTCACCGCCGCCCTCACCGCTCGTGGCCTGCCCTGGCTCACCTTCACCAACGGCACCACCCGCACACCCGAGGCGTACGCCCAGCCGCTGCGCCGGATCGGCTTCGACCTGCCCGACACCGCCATGCTCACCCCCGCCACCAGCGCCGTCGACCACTTCCTGGCCATGAGCCACCGAAAGGTGCTGGTGCTCGGCGGCGACGGCCTGAAGGAGCCGCTGCGCCAGGCCGGCATCGAGATCGTCGCGCCCAAGGGCAAGCCGGACGCCGACGCCGTACTCGTCGGCTGGTACCGCGAGTTCACCATGGACGACCTGGAGGCGGCCTGCCATGCCGTCCTAGGCGGAGCCACCCTGTACAGCTGCTCACAGTCGGTGTTCTTCGCCAGCGCCGAGGGCAGGGCCCTGGGCACGTCCCGGGCCATCTGCGCCATGATCAGCAGTGTCACGGGCGTCGCCGAGCAGGTCTTGGGCAAACCCTCGCAGATCGCCCTGCGATGCGCCGCGAGGCGACTGGGCGCCGCGTCACAGGAGCTCGCCGTCGTCGGCGACGACCCGGAACTGGAGATGGCGATGGCCCGTCGCGCCGACGCCCTCGCCATCGCGGTGGCCACCGGCATCCACACGGTGGGCCACTACACCGCACTGCCACCGGAGCAGAGCCCGCATCTCACCGTCGACGGACTCGGCAAGCTCCTCGACCTGCTGCCCGCCGCCTGA
- a CDS encoding SDR family NAD(P)-dependent oxidoreductase: MITGIGTATAHRFAAAGAAVAPLSRRSGLLADLAATLRKRHSAEVLPLAVAVTDPAALTAAASTIRAPLGRPDLVVAAELTVVPTELG; this comes from the coding sequence GTGATCACCGGGATCGGCACCGCGACCGCACACCGTTTTGCCGCTGCTGGAGCGGCGGTCGCTCCGCTCAGCCGACGATCCGGGCTACTGGCCGACCTCGCCGCGACCCTGCGGAAGCGACACTCCGCCGAAGTCCTGCCGCTCGCGGTCGCTGTCACCGACCCCGCCGCGTTGACCGCCGCCGCATCCACGATCCGCGCCCCCCTGGGCCGGCCCGACCTGGTCGTCGCCGCCGAGCTGACGGTCGTTCCCACCGAGCTCGGCTGA